A window of the Candidatus Brocadiaceae bacterium genome harbors these coding sequences:
- a CDS encoding response regulator, whose protein sequence is MAALLDPRIWHYSLLITDDDKSCRDSLRDIFEPEGYTTYLASCGREAVSIAKKEAVHLLILDVHLPDYSGLETFKIIKEEIHISLPCIFISGDVTKELQIDLISANAYTLIPKPINVHILRNSVEQVIAKYYLK, encoded by the coding sequence ATGGCTGCGTTATTGGATCCACGCATATGGCATTATTCGCTGCTCATAACAGACGACGATAAGTCTTGCCGTGACAGTCTTAGGGATATTTTTGAGCCCGAGGGCTATACCACGTATCTTGCTAGCTGCGGCCGTGAGGCAGTAAGCATTGCGAAAAAAGAAGCCGTTCATTTGTTGATTTTGGATGTGCACCTCCCCGATTATAGTGGCCTTGAAACGTTTAAGATTATTAAGGAAGAGATTCATATTTCCCTTCCATGTATTTTCATATCAGGGGACGTAACAAAAGAACTGCAGATAGACTTGATAAGCGCAAATGCCTATACGCTGATTCCAAAGCCAATTAATGTTCATATCTTGAGAAACTCTGTTGAACAGGTGATTGCCAAGTATTACTTGAAATGA
- the ubiA gene encoding putative 4-hydroxybenzoate polyprenyltransferase, with translation MLKKVISLLNLIKFSHTVFSFPFAVISAFLAADGMPGMKNLLFILGALIAARSAAMSFNRLIDTSYDIHNPRTTYRVELQNNIGKKNVWIFTILCAFLFITFTWLLNRLAFYMSPIALFIIFGYSYTKRFTNLSHFVLGVALALSPVGAWVGIQGTLTIAPFLLAFAVIMWTAGFDIIYACQDLKHDIQTGLHSLPKKLGIKGALILSGILHAFMVATLCLLPYYSTLGRIYLIGVFITAALLFYEHTLVKPKDLSKLNTAFFTVNGLISMGLMGITVFDILVF, from the coding sequence TTGCTAAAAAAGGTTATTTCACTACTCAATCTGATCAAGTTTTCACATACCGTTTTTTCTTTTCCCTTTGCGGTAATAAGCGCTTTTTTAGCGGCAGATGGGATGCCGGGCATGAAAAACCTATTATTCATTCTTGGCGCATTGATAGCTGCGCGAAGCGCTGCAATGTCTTTCAACCGATTGATAGATACCTCTTACGACATCCACAATCCCCGCACAACTTACCGTGTTGAATTGCAAAATAACATCGGGAAAAAGAATGTCTGGATATTCACCATCTTGTGCGCATTCCTCTTTATAACATTTACCTGGTTGCTCAATCGCCTGGCCTTTTATATGTCCCCCATCGCTCTCTTCATAATCTTTGGTTATTCCTACACAAAGCGGTTTACCAATTTATCTCATTTTGTACTCGGTGTTGCCCTGGCGCTCTCACCAGTAGGCGCGTGGGTGGGGATTCAGGGAACACTCACAATCGCACCTTTTCTCTTGGCATTTGCCGTAATCATGTGGACAGCAGGATTTGATATTATCTATGCCTGTCAAGACTTGAAACATGACATACAAACAGGATTGCATTCCCTACCGAAAAAACTTGGAATTAAAGGGGCATTGATACTATCCGGTATTTTACATGCTTTCATGGTAGCTACGCTATGCCTTTTGCCTTATTATTCCACGTTAGGGAGAATTTATTTGATTGGAGTATTCATCACCGCCGCTCTGCTCTTTTACGAACATACTCTTGTAAAACCAAAAGATCTTTCTAAGCTGAATACTGCTTTTTTTACCGTTAACGGGCTCATCAGCATGGGACTTATGGGTATAACGGTATTCGATATCCTTGTTTTCTGA